The Halosimplex litoreum genome has a window encoding:
- a CDS encoding ATP-binding cassette domain-containing protein, protein MTLLEATDLRTVYGDSCGECVERTGDEAGRNQCPVCGSVVACADVSLDVEPGEVLGIVGESGSGKSSVAELLALERNADATTAGDVRLRGQDGNLLDADYETRHRLRTGEIGLVHQHIRDGLNLEFTGGGNVAEKLLAAGERNFGDVRERVRDRFAETEIPVDRMDDPAETYSGGMQRRVQIARALATDPEVVVLDEPTTGLDVSVQARVLDMFRRIQREEDVAAVVVSHDLGVVRLLADRTLVMRHGRVVETGLTDRVMEDPHHEYTQTLINSVI, encoded by the coding sequence GTGACGCTCCTCGAAGCGACCGACCTTCGGACGGTGTACGGCGACTCCTGCGGCGAGTGCGTCGAGCGCACCGGCGACGAGGCGGGCCGGAACCAGTGCCCGGTCTGTGGCTCGGTCGTCGCCTGCGCGGACGTGTCGCTCGACGTCGAGCCCGGCGAGGTGCTTGGGATCGTCGGCGAGTCCGGCTCGGGCAAGTCCAGCGTCGCGGAGCTGCTCGCGCTCGAACGGAACGCCGACGCGACGACCGCCGGTGACGTGCGCCTCCGGGGTCAGGACGGCAATCTCCTCGACGCCGACTACGAGACGCGCCACCGCCTGCGGACGGGCGAGATCGGCCTCGTCCACCAGCACATCCGCGACGGGCTGAACCTCGAATTCACGGGCGGCGGCAACGTCGCCGAGAAGCTGCTGGCGGCCGGCGAGCGCAACTTCGGCGACGTGCGCGAGCGCGTCCGCGACCGCTTCGCGGAGACGGAGATCCCCGTCGACCGGATGGACGACCCCGCCGAGACCTACAGCGGCGGGATGCAGCGCCGGGTCCAGATCGCCCGCGCGCTCGCCACCGACCCCGAGGTCGTCGTCCTCGACGAACCGACGACCGGGCTGGACGTGAGCGTTCAGGCGCGCGTGCTGGACATGTTCCGGCGCATCCAGCGCGAGGAGGACGTGGCCGCCGTCGTCGTGAGTCACGACCTGGGCGTCGTCCGACTGCTCGCCGACCGGACGCTTGTCATGCGCCACGGGCGCGTCGTCGAGACCGGGCTGACGGACCGCGTCATGGAGGACCCGCACCACGAGTACACGCAGACGCTGATCAATTCAGTCATATGA
- a CDS encoding phosphonate C-P lyase system protein PhnL: MTAVLTVEGLSKTFDMHALGDKRVVGLDDVSFSVRAGEFLAVVGESGSGKSSLLKCLYRTYDPTAGSAEYHPEDVDLATCDDRTVMALRDSAVGYTSQFLDEIPRVPAVDVVSRPLRERGTDPEAARERARELLDALGLPEELWDAYPATFSGGERQRVNLAQALAPEPDLLLLDEPTSALDPETRAAAVDLLSTATGAETTVIGVFHDREVVESVADRVAVLDSGRIQRVVPVAEFSGEVVA, from the coding sequence ATGACAGCCGTTCTCACCGTCGAGGGGCTCTCGAAGACCTTCGACATGCACGCGCTCGGCGACAAGCGGGTCGTCGGGCTGGACGACGTATCGTTCTCGGTGCGCGCCGGGGAGTTCCTCGCCGTCGTCGGCGAGTCCGGCAGCGGGAAGTCCTCGCTGCTCAAGTGTCTCTACCGCACCTACGACCCGACCGCCGGCTCGGCCGAGTATCACCCCGAAGACGTGGATCTCGCGACCTGCGACGACCGGACCGTCATGGCCCTCCGCGATTCGGCCGTCGGCTACACGTCGCAGTTCCTCGACGAGATCCCGCGCGTCCCCGCCGTCGACGTGGTGTCGCGGCCGCTGCGCGAGCGCGGGACCGACCCCGAAGCCGCCCGCGAGCGCGCCCGAGAACTGCTCGACGCGCTCGGGCTCCCCGAGGAACTGTGGGACGCCTACCCGGCGACCTTCTCCGGCGGTGAGCGCCAGCGGGTGAACCTCGCACAGGCGCTCGCGCCCGAGCCGGACCTGTTGCTGCTTGACGAGCCGACGAGCGCGCTCGACCCCGAGACCCGGGCCGCCGCGGTCGACCTGCTCTCGACCGCGACCGGCGCGGAGACGACCGTCATCGGCGTCTTCCACGACCGCGAGGTCGTCGAGTCGGTCGCCGACCGGGTGGCCGTTCTCGACAGTGGACGGATCCAGCGCGTGGTCCCGGTCGCGGAGTTCTCCGGGGAGGTGGTGGCGTGA
- a CDS encoding alpha-D-ribose 1-methylphosphonate 5-triphosphate diphosphatase produces MSPSAESVATAADEDAAFAVTDARVVTPETVVDGGVRVESDRIVDVGEVETDGAVQIDADGRFVLPGLVDLHGDDIESHLHPRSGARMDTHVALAAADRSNLAAGITTKFHAISFETDPDSDRSPELGAELTEAVDAADDLMADHRIHARCEVTQPECVEAVLEVVEAGDADLVSVMSHIPGKGQFRDQEAFVEYYRDSADHTVEEAEEMIAERGDVEMATLRERVERVVDRAHDAGAVTASHDDEDPTEVERLAETGVDVTEYPITMETAERAADLGMTVAMGAPNLVRGESQWGNLETAAAIDAGVVDALVADYHPPSMLAGAFVDTGEPLPDRVARVTANPAAAVGLPDRGRIEAGARADLVLVDRDPSPTVHRAFVAGEPVYRAEGSR; encoded by the coding sequence GTGAGCCCCAGCGCCGAGTCCGTCGCGACGGCCGCCGACGAGGATGCCGCCTTCGCCGTCACCGACGCCCGCGTCGTCACGCCCGAGACGGTCGTCGACGGCGGCGTCCGGGTCGAGAGCGACCGGATCGTCGACGTCGGCGAGGTGGAGACCGACGGAGCCGTCCAGATCGACGCCGACGGTCGATTCGTCCTCCCCGGACTCGTCGACCTCCACGGCGACGATATCGAGTCCCACCTCCACCCGCGGTCGGGCGCTCGCATGGACACGCACGTGGCGCTGGCCGCCGCCGACCGCTCGAACCTCGCCGCGGGGATCACGACGAAGTTCCACGCCATCTCCTTCGAGACCGACCCCGACTCGGACCGCTCGCCGGAGCTCGGCGCCGAGCTGACCGAGGCCGTCGACGCGGCCGACGACCTGATGGCCGACCACCGGATCCACGCCCGCTGTGAGGTCACTCAGCCCGAGTGCGTCGAGGCGGTCCTCGAGGTCGTCGAGGCGGGCGACGCCGACCTCGTCTCGGTGATGAGCCACATTCCGGGGAAGGGGCAGTTCCGCGACCAGGAGGCGTTCGTGGAGTACTACCGCGACTCGGCGGACCACACCGTCGAGGAGGCCGAGGAGATGATCGCCGAGCGCGGCGACGTCGAGATGGCGACGCTCCGCGAGCGCGTCGAGCGCGTCGTCGACAGAGCGCACGACGCCGGCGCCGTCACGGCTTCCCACGACGACGAGGACCCGACCGAGGTCGAGCGCCTCGCCGAGACCGGCGTCGACGTGACCGAGTATCCGATCACGATGGAGACGGCCGAACGCGCCGCCGACCTCGGGATGACGGTCGCGATGGGCGCGCCGAACCTCGTCCGCGGCGAGAGCCAGTGGGGCAACCTGGAGACCGCCGCGGCCATCGACGCCGGCGTCGTCGACGCGCTCGTCGCCGACTACCACCCCCCGTCGATGCTCGCCGGCGCGTTCGTCGACACCGGCGAACCGCTCCCGGATCGGGTCGCCCGCGTCACCGCCAACCCAGCCGCGGCCGTCGGCCTGCCCGACCGCGGACGGATCGAAGCCGGCGCCCGCGCCGACCTCGTGCTCGTCGACCGCGATCCCTCGCCGACCGTGCACCGCGCGTTCGTCGCGGGCGAGCCCGTCTACCGCGCGGAGGGGTCGCGATGA
- a CDS encoding sugar phosphate isomerase/epimerase family protein, with the protein MRSVGAAMDVRFGATVEEFVTYLDDLGLSHLELKREYLCGHPETPEPETIGEIADRHDVTVTYHAPFRDWNVGSFNDAVREASVDMVKRTIDDAEAADAGAVVVHGGAVPTRYPEWVREKAREHAHRSLGECAQYAQLVGVPLCLENQPVDDDKRRYTTTPEDLEAMLDDVAVAPEYLGVTLDVGHAKVNGYHWRDFVDRFGDRIQVCHLSDNDGTADDHEPIPDYQRVVDAVPADYFAFEMKSVADIARCMGIDPEASGDSLATPE; encoded by the coding sequence ATGAGGTCCGTCGGCGCCGCAATGGACGTGCGCTTCGGCGCTACCGTCGAAGAGTTCGTCACCTATCTCGACGACCTGGGTCTCTCCCATCTCGAACTCAAGCGGGAGTACCTCTGCGGCCACCCAGAGACCCCCGAGCCCGAGACCATCGGCGAGATCGCCGACCGCCACGACGTGACCGTCACCTACCACGCCCCGTTCCGCGACTGGAACGTGGGTAGCTTCAACGACGCCGTCCGCGAGGCGTCGGTCGACATGGTCAAACGCACCATCGACGACGCCGAAGCGGCCGACGCGGGCGCCGTCGTCGTCCACGGCGGCGCCGTCCCGACCCGCTACCCCGAATGGGTCCGCGAGAAGGCCCGCGAACACGCTCACCGCTCGCTCGGGGAGTGCGCCCAGTACGCCCAGCTCGTCGGCGTCCCGCTCTGCCTGGAGAACCAGCCCGTCGACGACGACAAACGCCGCTACACCACGACCCCCGAGGACCTCGAAGCGATGCTCGACGATGTCGCCGTGGCGCCCGAGTACCTCGGCGTCACGCTCGACGTGGGCCACGCCAAGGTCAACGGCTACCACTGGCGGGACTTCGTCGACCGCTTCGGCGACCGCATTCAGGTGTGTCACCTCTCGGACAACGACGGCACCGCCGACGACCACGAACCGATCCCGGACTACCAGCGCGTCGTCGACGCCGTCCCCGCCGACTACTTCGCCTTCGAGATGAAGTCCGTCGCCGACATCGCACGATGTATGGGAATCGACCCCGAAGCGTCGGGTGACTCCCTCGCGACTCCGGAGTAA
- a CDS encoding HAD family hydrolase encodes MTGTYDAVVFDNDGVLVELTEMDVLRRAARAAFEDHGVADPPEPLVEHAANGNLDDLARVEDDLDLALADYWASREDHAVAHQTDAIESGEKPLYDDVTALADLSHRKAVVSNNQHGTVQFIVDHYGLGDHFEHVAGRDPTLAGARRRKPETHYLDAALDELGTRDAVYVGDSPKDVEVAHRAGVDSAFLRRSHRTDTVLDREPTYEVETLTALAERLAD; translated from the coding sequence ATGACAGGAACCTACGACGCGGTCGTCTTCGACAACGACGGCGTGCTCGTCGAACTCACCGAGATGGACGTGCTTCGCCGCGCAGCCCGCGCAGCCTTCGAGGACCACGGCGTCGCCGACCCGCCAGAACCGCTCGTCGAACACGCAGCCAACGGCAACCTCGACGACCTCGCCCGGGTCGAGGACGACCTCGACCTCGCGCTGGCCGACTACTGGGCCAGCCGCGAGGACCACGCCGTCGCCCACCAGACCGACGCCATCGAATCCGGCGAGAAACCACTCTACGACGACGTGACCGCGCTCGCGGACCTCTCTCACCGGAAGGCCGTCGTCAGCAACAACCAGCACGGCACGGTCCAGTTCATCGTCGACCACTACGGGCTGGGCGACCACTTCGAGCACGTCGCCGGCCGCGACCCCACGCTGGCGGGCGCCCGTCGTCGCAAGCCCGAGACCCATTACCTCGACGCCGCGCTCGACGAACTCGGCACCCGCGACGCCGTCTACGTCGGTGACTCACCGAAGGACGTGGAGGTCGCCCACCGCGCCGGCGTCGACAGCGCCTTCCTCCGCCGGAGCCACCGCACCGACACCGTCCTCGACCGCGAACCGACGTACGAGGTCGAGACCCTGACCGCGCTGGCCGAGCGACTCGCGGACTGA
- the phoU gene encoding phosphate signaling complex protein PhoU: MPREGYQEKLEALREDVLYMSEVVLERLRMGLDALETKDEDLAWEVIDGDDEVNQLYLDLEQDCIDLLALQQPVASDLRFIAASFKIITDLERIADLATNLGEYTHEAERDLYPDVDIQEIGTLVIEMVEASMDAYDEEDPDACLAISEQDDTIDERCEAASSTIVRDLIEREVDDETGEAEIEQLMADVSRLLLTVRDLERVGDHAVNIAARTLYMVENDDELIY; the protein is encoded by the coding sequence ATGCCACGGGAAGGATATCAAGAGAAACTGGAAGCCCTGCGAGAGGACGTCCTCTACATGAGCGAAGTCGTCCTCGAACGGCTCCGGATGGGACTTGACGCTCTCGAAACGAAAGACGAGGACCTCGCCTGGGAGGTCATCGACGGCGACGACGAGGTCAACCAGCTGTATCTCGACCTCGAACAGGACTGTATCGACCTGCTCGCGCTCCAGCAGCCCGTCGCCTCGGACCTCCGGTTCATCGCCGCCTCGTTCAAGATCATCACCGACCTCGAGCGCATCGCCGACCTCGCGACGAACCTCGGGGAGTACACCCACGAGGCCGAGCGCGACCTCTACCCCGACGTCGACATCCAGGAGATCGGGACGCTCGTCATCGAGATGGTCGAGGCGTCGATGGACGCCTACGACGAGGAGGACCCCGACGCCTGTCTCGCCATCTCGGAACAGGACGACACCATCGACGAGCGCTGCGAGGCCGCCTCCAGCACCATCGTCCGCGACCTCATCGAACGCGAGGTCGACGACGAGACCGGTGAGGCGGAGATCGAGCAGCTCATGGCCGACGTGTCGCGCCTGCTGCTCACGGTTCGGGACCTCGAACGCGTCGGCGACCACGCCGTCAACATCGCCGCCCGCACCCTCTACATGGTCGAGAACGACGACGAACTGATCTACTAG
- the radB gene encoding DNA repair and recombination protein RadB, with the protein MSERIPTGCEAIDDLLGGGFERGAVTQVYGPPAAGKTNIVLSAATELAAAGDSALVVDTEGLSVDRMEQLAGAGDRDADDVASRLIVTEAYTFEEQEEAVRDTEEFSDIVDFIAVDSATGFYRLQRTEQDEGEALRAVGRQLAHLLSLARKHDIAVAFTNQVYTDIDSEQARALGGHTLNHWSATILRVDRFRGGNRRATLEKHRAKAAGETAQFKITDEGLVSGESR; encoded by the coding sequence GTGAGCGAGCGCATTCCGACCGGCTGCGAGGCCATCGACGACCTGCTGGGTGGCGGGTTCGAGCGCGGCGCGGTCACGCAGGTCTACGGCCCGCCGGCCGCGGGCAAGACGAACATCGTCCTCTCGGCCGCGACGGAGCTGGCCGCCGCCGGCGACTCCGCGCTCGTCGTCGACACCGAGGGCCTCTCGGTCGACCGGATGGAGCAACTCGCCGGCGCCGGCGACCGCGACGCCGACGACGTGGCCTCACGGCTCATCGTCACCGAGGCCTACACCTTCGAGGAGCAGGAGGAGGCCGTCCGCGACACCGAGGAGTTCTCCGACATCGTCGACTTCATCGCCGTCGACAGCGCGACCGGCTTCTATCGCCTCCAGCGCACTGAACAGGACGAGGGCGAGGCGCTGCGTGCGGTGGGGCGACAGTTAGCGCACCTGCTCTCGCTGGCCCGCAAACACGACATCGCCGTCGCGTTCACCAACCAGGTGTACACCGACATCGACTCCGAGCAGGCCCGCGCGCTCGGCGGCCACACGCTGAACCACTGGTCGGCGACCATCCTCCGCGTCGATCGGTTTCGAGGTGGTAATCGCCGGGCGACCCTGGAGAAACACCGCGCCAAGGCCGCCGGCGAGACGGCGCAGTTCAAAATTACGGACGAGGGGCTCGTGAGCGGCGAGTCACGGTAG
- a CDS encoding sugar nucleotide-binding protein — protein sequence MTETVLVVGASGFLGRSVTWRLRERADRSDRRVLGTYCSEPGPTAEVQFDFWTDDVGDLVDEYDVDTVVFAAAVEYGGDRDTGASGVDAAFAERAERFAAGCEDVRLVYVSSAAVFDGRDAPYSESDSRSPRGGYGRRLVAFEDAVDAHCDDAAVLRTSYLFGFSTGRLDHRLARTRDHLDRGESVAYFSDMYKSPVLVTEAAETVATLVAGDATGVLHVPAPRVSVHEFHREAMAALGYDPSLVDAEPIPEDMDVAPDSSLASQRFDSLVDFEPSPVAAGLRSQVDSGEDGQ from the coding sequence ATGACCGAGACTGTCCTCGTCGTCGGCGCCAGCGGCTTCCTCGGTCGGTCGGTCACCTGGCGGCTCCGGGAGCGCGCCGACCGGTCCGACCGCCGCGTCCTCGGAACCTACTGCTCGGAGCCGGGGCCGACTGCGGAGGTCCAGTTCGACTTCTGGACCGACGACGTGGGCGACCTGGTCGACGAGTACGACGTGGACACGGTCGTCTTCGCGGCCGCGGTGGAGTACGGCGGTGACCGCGACACCGGCGCGTCCGGAGTCGACGCGGCGTTCGCCGAGCGCGCCGAGCGGTTCGCCGCTGGCTGCGAGGATGTACGGCTCGTCTACGTCTCCAGCGCCGCGGTGTTCGACGGGCGGGACGCACCCTACAGCGAGTCGGACTCGCGCTCGCCCCGCGGGGGCTACGGCCGGCGGCTCGTCGCCTTCGAGGACGCCGTCGACGCCCACTGTGACGACGCGGCGGTGCTTCGGACGAGCTACCTGTTCGGCTTCTCGACCGGCCGACTCGACCACCGTCTCGCGCGCACCCGTGACCACCTCGACCGCGGCGAGTCGGTCGCGTACTTCTCGGACATGTACAAGAGCCCGGTCCTCGTGACGGAGGCCGCCGAGACGGTCGCGACGCTGGTCGCCGGCGACGCCACGGGCGTCCTCCACGTCCCAGCCCCGCGGGTCAGCGTCCACGAGTTCCACCGCGAGGCGATGGCGGCGCTCGGCTACGACCCCTCGCTCGTCGACGCCGAACCGATCCCCGAAGACATGGACGTGGCGCCGGACAGCTCGCTCGCCTCCCAGCGGTTCGACTCGCTGGTCGACTTCGAGCCGTCGCCCGTCGCGGCGGGACTCCGCTCGCAGGTCGACTCGGGCGAGGACGGCCAGTGA
- the larC gene encoding nickel pincer cofactor biosynthesis protein LarC: protein MRTLAFDGRMGASGDMLLGALVAAGADPAVLDRVEAVLPVRYEVRSVEKNGIAATAVDVRHADESSESDEGCHDSDEAGSDDGEDGHGHEDHDHDSHDHGDHGHDHDSHDHGHAEGAGPNRTYAEVVDLVEEMGLPGEVESDALAVFELLGEAEASVHGTGIDETHFHEVGADDAIADVVGVALLVDDLGVERVVTTPLAGGGGEVSMSHGTYPVPAPAVVELAERADWSLTGGPVEMELLTPTGAALLAHYADGADSLPGLDVTASGYGAGGYDFERYPNVLRALVGESRGGLSKDAITVLETNLDDATPEVLGGLQESLADAGARDVSVLPATMKKARPGHLVKVVVKPEDAERVARRLAEETGTLGVREHGAGHRWIADREVRTVELAVDRETYEVAVKVGKDDEGTVFDVSAEYDDAAAVARETDLPVREVARRAEAAARE from the coding sequence ATGCGAACCCTCGCGTTCGACGGTCGGATGGGTGCCAGCGGCGACATGCTTCTGGGCGCGCTCGTGGCGGCCGGCGCCGACCCGGCGGTACTCGACCGCGTCGAGGCGGTCCTGCCCGTCCGCTACGAGGTCCGGTCGGTCGAGAAGAACGGTATCGCAGCGACCGCCGTCGACGTGCGCCACGCCGACGAGTCCAGTGAGAGTGACGAGGGCTGCCACGACAGCGACGAAGCCGGGAGCGACGACGGCGAGGACGGTCACGGTCACGAGGACCACGACCACGACAGCCACGATCACGGCGATCACGGACACGACCACGACAGCCACGATCACGGCCACGCGGAGGGCGCGGGACCGAACCGAACGTACGCGGAAGTCGTCGACCTCGTCGAGGAGATGGGCCTCCCGGGCGAGGTCGAGTCGGACGCGCTGGCGGTTTTCGAGCTGCTCGGCGAGGCGGAAGCGAGCGTCCACGGCACGGGCATCGACGAGACGCACTTCCACGAGGTGGGCGCCGACGACGCCATCGCCGACGTGGTCGGCGTCGCCCTGTTAGTTGACGACCTCGGCGTCGAGCGCGTGGTGACGACGCCGCTCGCGGGCGGCGGCGGCGAGGTGTCGATGAGTCACGGCACCTACCCCGTCCCGGCGCCGGCGGTCGTCGAACTCGCCGAGCGCGCCGACTGGTCGCTGACGGGCGGGCCGGTCGAGATGGAGCTACTGACGCCCACGGGCGCGGCGTTGTTGGCCCACTACGCCGACGGCGCCGACTCGCTGCCCGGCCTGGACGTGACCGCCTCGGGCTACGGTGCGGGCGGCTACGACTTCGAGCGCTACCCCAACGTCCTCCGCGCGCTCGTCGGCGAGAGCCGTGGCGGCCTCTCGAAGGACGCGATCACGGTGCTGGAGACGAACCTCGACGACGCGACCCCCGAGGTGCTGGGTGGGCTACAGGAGTCGCTCGCCGACGCGGGCGCGCGGGACGTGTCGGTCCTGCCGGCGACGATGAAGAAAGCCCGACCGGGTCACCTGGTCAAGGTCGTCGTCAAGCCCGAGGACGCCGAGCGGGTCGCTCGTCGACTGGCCGAGGAGACCGGAACCCTGGGCGTCCGCGAGCACGGCGCCGGTCACCGCTGGATCGCCGACCGCGAGGTCCGGACGGTCGAGCTGGCGGTCGATAGGGAGACCTACGAGGTGGCGGTCAAGGTCGGGAAAGACGACGAGGGGACGGTCTTCGACGTGAGCGCGGAGTACGACGACGCCGCGGCGGTGGCGAGAGAGACGGATCTGCCCGTGCGGGAGGTCGCCCGCCGGGCGGAGGCCGCGGCGCGAGAATGA